From the Pseudarthrobacter sp. MM222 genome, one window contains:
- a CDS encoding GAF domain-containing sensor histidine kinase yields MGESPGQATAESEPRIDGVLKGFVSRAEELLQSQERMAGLLEAVVAVAEDLSLDAVLERVVESACRLLRARYGALGVIGDDQALSHFISIGIDGELAHRIGPLPTGHGVLGLLISDPRPMRLHDLRMHPEAYGLPDHHPSMESFLGVPIRVRDVVFGNLYLTEKEDGSDFTAEDEALAVALAAAAGVAIENARLYDDARRRARWLEACMDVSGLMLSSDRDYTAGGLDPIASRALQESGSQLALIVAPAATGPGYLVAGAAGERASAFSGRSLTLDSPQLRVVLDGGEPVLLDDAAALLGDLDGGISGPLLAVALSTQGAHHGLLLLVRDPEAVQFARTDIDMGAVFGSHVALALELARVHRLREELLVFTDRDRIARDLHDLVIQRLFAAGLSVQSLTRYTKDELALERIRAITGELDEAIRSLRDTIYSLRSSSGENELLSGRIRRVARSSAKSMPFTPRLTITGPVDAVTPEKADNVVAVVSEGLSNAIRHSGADAISVSVAVIKGRVTVVITDNGSGFTQPEKRNGLANLEDRARMLDGECTITSAPDAGTSLEWSVPL; encoded by the coding sequence ATGGGTGAAAGTCCGGGGCAAGCAACAGCCGAGTCCGAACCCAGAATTGACGGTGTCCTCAAGGGCTTCGTTTCGCGGGCCGAAGAGTTGCTGCAGTCCCAGGAACGGATGGCCGGCCTGCTCGAAGCCGTCGTGGCGGTCGCGGAAGACCTCAGCCTCGACGCCGTCCTGGAACGGGTCGTCGAATCAGCATGCCGGCTGCTGCGTGCGCGCTACGGTGCGCTGGGCGTGATCGGCGACGACCAGGCCTTGAGCCACTTCATCTCCATCGGGATCGACGGTGAGCTCGCGCACCGGATCGGTCCGCTGCCCACCGGCCACGGCGTGCTGGGGCTGCTGATCTCCGATCCCCGGCCCATGCGCCTGCATGATCTGCGCATGCATCCCGAAGCCTACGGCCTGCCGGACCACCACCCGTCAATGGAGTCATTCCTCGGTGTCCCCATCCGGGTCCGGGACGTGGTCTTCGGCAACCTGTACCTGACCGAGAAGGAAGACGGCAGCGACTTCACCGCCGAAGACGAGGCGCTGGCCGTCGCCCTGGCAGCGGCCGCCGGCGTCGCCATCGAAAACGCCCGCCTCTACGACGATGCCCGCCGCCGTGCCCGCTGGTTGGAGGCATGCATGGACGTCTCCGGGCTGATGCTCAGCAGCGACCGCGACTACACCGCCGGCGGGCTGGACCCGATCGCAAGCCGGGCGCTGCAGGAGTCCGGCTCGCAGCTGGCCCTGATCGTGGCGCCGGCCGCCACCGGCCCCGGCTACCTGGTGGCGGGAGCGGCCGGCGAGCGCGCCTCCGCTTTCTCCGGCCGGTCCCTGACCCTGGACTCGCCCCAGCTCCGGGTAGTCCTCGACGGCGGGGAGCCGGTGCTGCTTGACGACGCCGCGGCGCTTCTCGGAGACCTCGACGGCGGGATCTCCGGCCCGCTCCTGGCGGTCGCGCTGAGCACCCAGGGAGCGCACCACGGCCTCCTGCTGCTGGTCCGCGATCCCGAGGCGGTCCAGTTCGCCCGGACGGACATTGACATGGGCGCGGTCTTCGGTTCCCACGTTGCCCTCGCCCTGGAGCTGGCCCGCGTCCATCGGCTCCGCGAGGAACTGCTGGTGTTCACGGACCGTGACCGGATTGCCCGGGACCTGCACGACCTCGTCATCCAGCGGCTGTTCGCGGCCGGACTGAGTGTGCAGAGCCTGACCCGCTACACCAAGGATGAGCTTGCCCTGGAACGGATCCGTGCCATCACCGGCGAACTCGACGAAGCAATTCGAAGCCTCCGCGACACCATCTACTCGCTCCGGAGCAGCAGCGGTGAGAACGAATTGCTGAGCGGTCGGATCCGGCGGGTGGCCCGGAGTTCAGCCAAGTCCATGCCCTTCACCCCGCGGCTGACCATCACCGGCCCGGTGGACGCCGTGACACCGGAGAAGGCGGACAACGTGGTGGCCGTCGTCTCGGAGGGGCTCAGCAACGCGATCCGGCACTCGGGCGCCGACGCCATATCCGTGTCGGTTGCGGTAATCAAGGGCCGGGTCACCGTGGTCATCACGGACAACGGTTCTGGCTTCACGCAACCGGAAAAGCGCAACGGGCTGGCCAACCTGGAGGACAGGGCGCGCATGCTCGACGGGGAGTGCACCATCACCAGCGCCCCCGACGCCGGTACCAGCCTGGAGTGGTCCGTCCCGCTCTAG
- a CDS encoding response regulator: MIAWADAGLTAHEGPPNVIRVFILDDHELVRRGLQELLEGEGFLVVGSSGSAVEAARRIPALHPDVCVLDARLPDGTGIEVCRDVRSVDPSLNCIILTSYDDEQALRGAVLAGASGYVLKEIGGMDLIGALRRAARGESLFEDGVAAGIVDSMVEAEEVDPRTSSLTPQERRVLELVGGGLTNRQIATEMFLAEKTVKNYVSSLLAKLGFERRTQAAVFIASPAPPVPSGSHAVGDGSRPHSIR; this comes from the coding sequence ATGATTGCCTGGGCAGACGCGGGTCTCACTGCGCACGAAGGCCCACCCAACGTCATCCGTGTCTTCATCCTCGACGACCACGAACTCGTCAGACGGGGCCTGCAGGAGCTCCTCGAGGGCGAGGGCTTCCTCGTCGTCGGCAGTTCCGGGTCCGCGGTGGAGGCGGCACGCCGTATCCCGGCGCTCCATCCGGACGTCTGTGTGCTGGATGCCCGGCTGCCGGACGGGACCGGGATCGAGGTCTGCCGGGACGTCCGTTCCGTGGATCCCTCGCTGAACTGCATCATCCTTACGAGCTACGATGACGAGCAGGCGCTCCGCGGCGCCGTGCTGGCCGGTGCGAGCGGTTACGTGCTGAAGGAGATCGGCGGCATGGACCTGATCGGAGCGCTGCGGCGGGCAGCGCGCGGGGAATCGCTTTTCGAGGATGGCGTTGCGGCGGGCATCGTCGACAGCATGGTCGAAGCCGAAGAAGTGGACCCGCGGACGTCCTCGCTCACTCCGCAGGAACGCCGAGTGCTGGAACTCGTCGGCGGCGGATTGACCAACCGGCAGATTGCTACCGAGATGTTCCTTGCTGAGAAGACCGTCAAGAATTATGTCTCCTCGCTGCTGGCCAAGCTTGGCTTCGAGCGGCGCACCCAGGCCGCCGTCTTCATCGCAAGCCCTGCCCCGCCGGTGCCGTCCGGCAGCCATGCCGTGGGCGACGGAAGCCGCCCGCACAGCATCCGCTAG
- a CDS encoding universal stress protein yields MSAARAVKTIVVGVDGSRASIEALRYAVSLAGPLEAKVVALACWDVPPVYGGYVAMGIDDFDVRAGEILQDAVEQALGPELPPTVETRLVQGHPRHALIEASRSADMLVLGRRGHGGFGGLLLGSVSSALVAHAHCPVLVIHTPEKR; encoded by the coding sequence ATGAGCGCGGCAAGGGCCGTGAAAACGATCGTGGTTGGCGTCGACGGATCGCGGGCCTCCATCGAAGCGCTTCGCTATGCGGTCTCCCTTGCCGGCCCGCTCGAGGCGAAAGTGGTCGCCCTCGCGTGCTGGGACGTCCCGCCCGTTTACGGCGGTTACGTGGCGATGGGCATCGACGACTTCGATGTCCGGGCAGGCGAGATCCTGCAGGACGCCGTCGAACAAGCCCTCGGCCCGGAACTGCCCCCTACGGTGGAAACCAGACTGGTGCAGGGGCATCCCCGGCACGCCCTGATTGAGGCCAGCAGGTCCGCTGACATGCTGGTCCTGGGCCGGCGCGGCCATGGCGGTTTCGGCGGACTGTTGCTGGGTTCGGTCAGCTCGGCCCTGGTAGCGCATGCCCATTGCCCGGTGCTGGTGATCCACACTCCGGAGAAGCGGTAG
- a CDS encoding SDR family NAD(P)-dependent oxidoreductase: MSSPDLPSHLIPADAAPDAVVPAGLTDAEIEACLKVLNSIHVYDEEHPDYVSVRRATGKMFKAVKRHRRVTKRDLIAEADRAVLSQTATAAPDRIDDETRGNKLAPSATGEIAGHLIRSRPCYICKQHFTQVDAFYHQLCPECAAFSHSKRDARTDLSGRRALLTGGRAKIGMYIALRLLRDGAHTTITTRFPKDAARRFAAMEDSADWLHRLRIVGIDLRDPAQVMALTDSLDAAGPLDIIINNAAQTVRRSGNAYKPLVDAEDEPLPAALQAANGGPELVTFGHAHDKHPLALASTVLEHPVLAGDAVTSLALSTGSASLERIESGTAIDAGGLVPDLATINSWTQVVDEVDPLEMLEVQLCNVTAPFLLVSRLRGAMKRSTARRKYIVNVSAMEGQFSRAYKGPGHPHTNMAKAALNMMTRTSAQEMLDADGILMTAVDTGWITDERPHYTKVRLMEEGFHAPLDLVDGAARVYDPIVMGEAGEDQYGVFLKDYKPSPW, translated from the coding sequence ATGAGCTCCCCCGATCTGCCTTCCCACCTGATCCCTGCCGATGCGGCGCCAGACGCCGTGGTTCCCGCCGGGCTGACGGACGCGGAAATCGAGGCCTGCCTGAAGGTCCTCAACAGCATCCACGTCTACGACGAGGAACACCCGGACTACGTCTCGGTCCGCCGCGCCACCGGCAAGATGTTCAAGGCCGTCAAGCGGCACCGCCGCGTCACCAAGCGGGACCTGATTGCCGAGGCGGACCGCGCCGTGCTGTCCCAGACCGCGACGGCGGCCCCCGACCGGATCGACGACGAGACCCGGGGCAACAAGCTGGCGCCGTCCGCTACGGGGGAAATCGCCGGGCACCTGATCAGGTCGCGACCGTGCTACATCTGCAAGCAGCACTTCACCCAAGTGGACGCCTTCTACCATCAGCTCTGCCCCGAGTGCGCCGCTTTCAGCCACAGCAAAAGGGATGCCCGCACGGACCTGAGCGGTCGCCGCGCGCTGCTGACCGGCGGCCGGGCGAAGATCGGCATGTACATCGCGCTCCGGCTGCTCCGCGACGGCGCCCACACCACCATCACCACCCGCTTTCCCAAGGACGCTGCGCGCCGCTTCGCCGCCATGGAGGACAGCGCTGACTGGCTGCACCGGCTCCGGATCGTCGGAATTGACCTCCGCGATCCCGCCCAGGTGATGGCCCTGACCGATTCCCTGGACGCCGCCGGGCCGCTGGACATCATCATCAATAACGCGGCCCAGACCGTTCGCCGCTCCGGCAACGCCTACAAGCCGCTGGTGGACGCGGAGGACGAGCCGTTGCCCGCAGCGCTGCAGGCCGCCAACGGCGGACCCGAGCTGGTTACGTTCGGCCACGCCCACGACAAGCACCCGCTCGCCCTCGCGAGCACCGTCCTGGAGCACCCCGTCCTCGCCGGCGACGCCGTTACCTCGCTGGCGCTGTCCACCGGCTCCGCCTCGCTGGAGCGCATCGAGTCGGGTACCGCGATCGACGCCGGCGGCCTGGTTCCGGATCTGGCCACCATCAACAGCTGGACCCAGGTGGTGGACGAGGTGGATCCGCTCGAGATGCTCGAGGTGCAGCTGTGCAATGTCACCGCTCCGTTCCTGCTGGTCAGCCGGCTGCGGGGGGCCATGAAGCGCTCCACCGCGAGGCGGAAGTACATCGTCAACGTCAGCGCCATGGAAGGCCAATTCTCCCGCGCCTACAAGGGCCCCGGCCACCCGCACACCAACATGGCCAAGGCTGCGCTGAACATGATGACCCGGACCAGCGCGCAGGAGATGCTCGATGCCGACGGCATCCTGATGACAGCGGTCGACACCGGCTGGATCACGGATGAGCGCCCGCACTACACCAAGGTCCGGCTCATGGAGGAGGGCTTCCACGCCCCCCTGGATCTTGTCGACGGCGCCGCCCGGGTCTACGACCCAATCGTGATGGGCGAGGCGGGCGAGGACCAGTACGGGGTCTTCCTGAAGGACTACAAACCGAGCCCCTGGTAG
- the glgC gene encoding glucose-1-phosphate adenylyltransferase: MPHQKKVLAIVLAGGEGNRLMPLTADRAKPGVPFAGSYRLIDFALSNLVNSRYLQIVVLTQYKSHSLDRHISETWRMSTQLGNYVASVPAQQRVGKSWFLGSANAIYQSLNLIHDANPDIVVVVGADHVYRMDFSQMVAQHVASGARASVAAVRQPLNMADQFGVIEVDQDDPQKIAAFVEKPSSTPGLAADPTQFLASMGNYVFDADALVEALHVDAERLDTKHDMGGDIIPYFVNKGEAGVYDFTLNDIPGSTERDRTYWRDVGTIDSFYDAHMDLISPMPVFNLYNSEWPIYTRQTISPPAKFVRGVGNTVGTALDSIVANGVVISGGIVEGSVLSNDAYVGTSSRVIDSVLMDKVSIGEGAVVRRAIIDKNVRVPAGAAIGLDPELDRARGFKVTDSGITVLSKGQEVPEPSDAERALSAANLHLVPDAVKAASVNIPEWQETVEKASQARPAAVGVEVPAQHSTKA; the protein is encoded by the coding sequence ATGCCGCATCAAAAGAAAGTCTTGGCCATTGTCCTCGCAGGTGGCGAGGGAAACCGGCTGATGCCGTTGACGGCAGACCGGGCCAAACCCGGCGTTCCGTTTGCCGGCAGCTACCGGCTCATTGACTTTGCGTTATCCAACCTGGTCAATTCCCGTTACCTGCAGATCGTCGTCCTGACGCAATATAAATCCCACAGCCTGGACCGCCACATCTCCGAGACCTGGCGGATGTCCACCCAGCTCGGCAATTATGTGGCCTCGGTCCCGGCGCAGCAGCGCGTCGGCAAGAGCTGGTTCCTAGGCAGCGCCAACGCCATTTACCAGTCCCTGAACCTGATCCATGACGCCAACCCGGATATCGTCGTCGTCGTTGGCGCCGACCACGTTTACCGGATGGATTTCTCGCAGATGGTTGCCCAGCACGTCGCCAGCGGCGCCCGGGCCAGCGTCGCCGCCGTCCGGCAGCCGCTGAACATGGCCGACCAGTTCGGCGTCATTGAGGTGGACCAGGACGATCCCCAGAAGATCGCAGCGTTCGTCGAGAAGCCGTCCTCCACGCCCGGACTGGCCGCCGACCCCACCCAGTTCCTTGCCTCCATGGGAAACTACGTTTTTGACGCCGACGCGCTCGTAGAGGCCCTGCATGTCGATGCCGAGCGACTCGACACCAAGCACGACATGGGCGGGGACATCATTCCGTACTTCGTCAACAAGGGTGAGGCCGGGGTCTACGACTTCACCCTCAATGACATCCCCGGCTCGACCGAACGCGACCGCACCTACTGGCGCGACGTCGGCACCATCGACTCGTTCTACGACGCGCACATGGACCTCATCTCCCCCATGCCGGTGTTCAACCTCTACAACTCGGAATGGCCGATCTACACGCGGCAGACGATTTCCCCGCCGGCCAAGTTCGTTCGCGGCGTTGGCAACACCGTGGGCACGGCGCTGGACTCGATCGTCGCGAACGGCGTGGTGATCTCCGGGGGAATCGTGGAGGGCTCCGTGCTGTCCAACGACGCCTACGTCGGAACGTCCAGCCGGGTGATTGATTCCGTCCTGATGGACAAGGTCAGCATCGGCGAGGGCGCCGTCGTCCGGCGGGCGATCATCGACAAGAACGTCCGGGTTCCGGCCGGGGCGGCCATCGGCCTGGATCCCGAACTGGACCGCGCCCGCGGCTTCAAGGTCACGGACTCCGGCATCACGGTCCTGTCCAAGGGGCAGGAAGTTCCCGAGCCAAGTGACGCCGAGCGCGCCCTCTCGGCCGCCAACCTGCACCTGGTTCCCGATGCCGTGAAGGCGGCCTCCGTGAATATCCCGGAGTGGCAGGAGACAGTCGAGAAGGCCAGCCAAGCCCGCCCGGCTGCCGTCGGAGTGGAAGTCCCAGCCCAGCACTCGACCAAGGCCTGA
- the glgA gene encoding glycogen synthase, with protein MRIDIVTKEFPPEIYGGAGVHVAELSRVLAQHVDLQVRAFGAPRDPEYHGATVTSYAVPEDLGGANAAVQTLGVDLRIVPDIAGADLVHSHTWYANMAGHIAALLHGIPHVLSAHSLEPLRPWKAEQLGGGYALSSWVEKTAYESAAAIIAVSEGMRQDILRSYPDVDPAKVKVVHNGIDVSQWNRDEGDDIIRALGIDPERPSVVFVGRNTRQKGVPYLLRAAAKLPADVQLVLCLGAADTPELAAETARLIEELQSQRSGVILIERMLPRNEVIQVLSHATAFACPSIYEPLGIVNLEAMACGAAVVASATGGIPEVVQHGETGLLVPIEQVTDGTGIPLDPEKFVTEFAAALIEVVSDPERARAMGEAGRRRAEEHFSWESITETTLEVYRSVLPQGS; from the coding sequence GTGCGAATAGACATTGTGACCAAAGAATTTCCGCCCGAAATCTACGGCGGGGCCGGTGTCCACGTTGCCGAGCTCAGCAGGGTGCTGGCTCAGCATGTGGATCTACAGGTACGTGCTTTCGGTGCGCCCCGGGACCCCGAGTACCACGGAGCGACGGTCACGTCCTACGCGGTGCCCGAGGACCTGGGCGGAGCGAACGCTGCCGTGCAGACGCTGGGGGTGGACCTGCGCATCGTTCCGGACATCGCCGGAGCGGATCTCGTGCATTCGCACACCTGGTACGCCAACATGGCCGGGCACATCGCCGCGCTGCTGCACGGGATTCCCCATGTCCTGAGCGCGCACAGCCTGGAGCCGCTCCGCCCGTGGAAGGCCGAGCAGCTCGGCGGCGGCTACGCCCTGTCCTCCTGGGTGGAAAAAACCGCCTACGAGTCCGCCGCGGCCATCATCGCCGTGTCGGAGGGCATGCGGCAGGACATCCTGCGCAGCTACCCGGACGTCGACCCCGCCAAGGTCAAGGTGGTCCACAACGGCATCGATGTGAGCCAGTGGAACCGGGACGAGGGCGACGACATCATCCGCGCGCTCGGTATCGACCCGGAGCGGCCGAGCGTGGTCTTCGTGGGCCGCAACACCCGGCAGAAGGGCGTCCCGTACCTGCTGCGGGCCGCCGCCAAGCTCCCGGCCGACGTCCAGCTGGTGCTGTGTCTGGGTGCCGCGGACACCCCGGAGCTGGCAGCCGAAACGGCACGCCTGATCGAGGAGCTGCAGAGCCAGCGCAGCGGCGTCATTCTGATCGAGCGGATGCTGCCCCGCAACGAGGTGATCCAGGTGCTGAGCCACGCGACAGCGTTCGCGTGCCCGTCCATCTACGAGCCGCTGGGCATCGTGAACCTTGAGGCAATGGCCTGCGGCGCCGCCGTCGTGGCCAGCGCCACCGGCGGCATCCCCGAGGTGGTCCAGCACGGCGAGACCGGGCTGCTGGTCCCGATCGAGCAGGTCACGGACGGCACCGGCATCCCGCTGGACCCGGAAAAGTTTGTCACCGAATTTGCCGCCGCGCTCATCGAGGTGGTGTCCGACCCCGAGCGGGCACGCGCCATGGGCGAGGCCGGCCGGCGCCGCGCGGAGGAGCACTTCTCCTGGGAATCCATCACCGAGACCACCCTTGAGGTATACCGCTCGGTGCTTCCGCAAGGTTCATGA
- a CDS encoding acyl-CoA dehydrogenase family protein: MTELADRTPAPTRTTPPPTSIRQSTSVGTTAAGSPAVDVAALGELLLGKWADTRRISRALAGRPELHKLEGLTHTEHRKRAFGQLEILVENGAVHRAFPRSVGGMDEHGGNVAGFQELVIADPSLQIKAGVQWGLFGSAVNHLGTEEHHKRWLPGIMNLEIPGCFAMTETGHGSDVASIATTATYDPGTEEFVVHTPFRAAWKDYIGNAAIDGLGAVVFAQLITRGVNHGVHAFYVDLRDPATKEFLPGIGGEDDGVKGGLNGIDNGRLHFTHVRIPRTNLLNRYGNVDADGSYSSPIASPGRRFFTMLGTLVQGRVSLDGAAVTASKLALKTAIQYATERRQFNASSSTDEEVLLDYQRHQRRLFTRLATTYAAGFASEQLLQKFDDVFSGRNDTDEDRQDLETLAAALKPLSTWHALDTLQECREACGGAGFLIENRFASLRADLDVYATFEGDNTVLLQLVAKRLLADYAKEFRTVNFGVLARYVVGQATGVALHRTGLRGVAQFVADSGSVQKAALAIKDETSQRTLLTDRVQTMVAEVAAALKGAGKLPQQQGAALFNQHQHELIEAAQAHAELLQWEAFTEALGKVSDPGTRVVLTWLRDLFGLSLIEKNLSWYLMNGRLSMQRGRTVGEYINRLLVKIRPHALDLVDAFGFGPEHLRAEISTGAEKVRQDEARAYFRTQRASGQAPVDEKILLARAALDRKTPRS; encoded by the coding sequence ATGACCGAACTAGCGGACCGCACCCCGGCTCCCACCAGGACCACACCGCCGCCAACGTCCATCCGCCAGTCGACGTCGGTTGGCACGACGGCGGCCGGCTCACCCGCCGTCGACGTCGCCGCCCTTGGCGAGCTGCTGCTGGGAAAGTGGGCTGACACCCGGCGGATATCCCGGGCGCTGGCCGGCAGGCCGGAGCTGCACAAGCTTGAGGGCCTGACCCACACCGAGCACCGGAAGCGTGCGTTCGGGCAGCTGGAGATTTTGGTCGAGAACGGCGCCGTCCACCGCGCCTTCCCGCGGTCCGTGGGTGGAATGGACGAACACGGCGGCAACGTGGCCGGCTTCCAGGAGCTGGTCATCGCCGACCCCTCCCTGCAGATTAAAGCTGGCGTGCAGTGGGGGCTCTTCGGCTCCGCCGTGAACCATCTGGGTACCGAGGAGCACCACAAAAGGTGGCTGCCCGGCATCATGAACCTGGAAATTCCGGGCTGCTTCGCCATGACGGAAACCGGGCACGGCTCCGACGTGGCCAGCATCGCCACCACCGCCACCTACGATCCCGGCACCGAAGAATTCGTGGTCCACACGCCGTTCCGTGCGGCGTGGAAGGACTACATCGGCAACGCTGCCATCGACGGCCTTGGCGCCGTCGTTTTCGCCCAGCTCATCACGCGCGGCGTCAACCACGGTGTCCACGCCTTCTACGTGGACCTCCGGGACCCCGCGACGAAGGAGTTCCTGCCGGGCATAGGAGGCGAGGATGACGGCGTCAAGGGCGGCCTCAACGGCATCGACAACGGCCGGCTGCACTTCACCCACGTCCGGATCCCGCGCACGAACCTGCTGAACCGCTACGGAAACGTGGACGCCGACGGCAGCTACAGCTCCCCCATCGCCAGTCCCGGCCGCCGGTTCTTCACGATGCTCGGGACCCTGGTCCAGGGCCGCGTCTCTCTCGACGGCGCCGCCGTGACGGCCTCGAAGCTGGCCCTGAAGACCGCCATCCAGTACGCCACCGAACGCCGACAGTTCAACGCCTCCTCCAGCACTGATGAGGAAGTCCTGCTGGACTACCAGCGGCACCAGCGCAGACTGTTCACCCGGCTCGCCACAACCTACGCCGCGGGCTTCGCCAGTGAACAGCTGCTGCAGAAATTCGACGACGTCTTCTCCGGACGCAACGACACTGACGAGGACCGCCAGGACCTCGAAACCCTCGCCGCGGCACTTAAGCCGCTCAGCACCTGGCATGCCTTGGACACCCTGCAGGAATGCCGCGAGGCCTGCGGCGGTGCCGGCTTCCTGATCGAGAACCGCTTCGCCTCGCTGCGCGCCGATCTCGACGTCTACGCCACCTTCGAGGGCGACAACACGGTCCTGCTGCAGCTGGTCGCCAAGCGGCTGCTGGCCGACTACGCCAAGGAATTCCGCACCGTGAATTTCGGCGTGCTGGCCCGATACGTCGTCGGCCAGGCCACCGGCGTCGCGCTCCACCGCACCGGACTGCGCGGCGTCGCCCAGTTCGTGGCCGACTCCGGCTCGGTGCAGAAGGCCGCCCTGGCGATCAAGGACGAAACCAGCCAGCGGACCCTGCTGACTGACCGCGTCCAGACCATGGTGGCCGAGGTGGCCGCCGCCCTGAAGGGCGCGGGCAAGCTCCCGCAGCAGCAGGGAGCGGCGCTGTTCAACCAGCACCAGCACGAACTCATCGAAGCCGCCCAGGCGCACGCCGAGCTGCTCCAGTGGGAGGCGTTCACCGAGGCCCTCGGCAAGGTTTCGGATCCCGGCACCAGGGTGGTCCTGACCTGGCTCCGCGACCTCTTCGGCCTGTCCCTGATCGAGAAGAACCTGTCGTGGTACCTGATGAACGGCCGGCTCTCGATGCAGCGCGGCCGCACCGTGGGCGAGTACATCAACCGGCTCCTGGTGAAAATCCGCCCGCATGCCCTGGACCTTGTGGATGCCTTCGGCTTCGGCCCGGAACACCTCCGCGCCGAGATCTCCACCGGTGCCGAGAAGGTCCGCCAGGACGAGGCGCGGGCCTACTTCCGCACCCAGCGCGCCAGCGGCCAGGCTCCTGTGGACGAGAAAATCCTGCTGGCCCGCGCGGCCCTCGACAGGAAGACGCCCCGCAGCTGA
- a CDS encoding TetR/AcrR family transcriptional regulator → MNNHSDSPGSDAAPDEPSSVDGRASRWQQHREDRRRNLIKAARKAVHALGSDASMEEIAAAAGTSKSVFYRYFGDKAGLQQAVGEVVLSQMQRRIQEAAQSAQTPRQGLYAMVSAYLQMAETSPNVYAFVTRYAPGDAEAANGSIATAGALSHFFAAISDMIARPMRSHLAPSAGREAVIGYWPNAAIGLVRNAGEQWLASPASPGKPDQEAMARQITDWLCLGLAPELRNLEPQTFDPTLSEPTKEST, encoded by the coding sequence GTGAACAACCACTCCGATTCTCCAGGCTCCGATGCTGCCCCGGACGAGCCGTCATCCGTGGACGGCCGCGCGTCGCGCTGGCAGCAGCACCGTGAGGACCGGCGGCGGAACCTGATCAAAGCGGCCCGCAAGGCAGTCCATGCCCTGGGCAGCGATGCCTCCATGGAGGAGATTGCCGCGGCGGCCGGAACCTCCAAATCGGTGTTCTACCGTTACTTCGGGGACAAGGCAGGGCTCCAGCAGGCGGTGGGCGAGGTGGTGCTCAGCCAGATGCAGCGGCGCATCCAGGAGGCAGCCCAGAGCGCGCAGACGCCGCGCCAGGGGCTGTACGCCATGGTCTCCGCCTACCTGCAGATGGCTGAGACGAGCCCCAACGTCTACGCCTTCGTCACCCGCTATGCACCCGGCGACGCGGAGGCAGCGAACGGCTCCATCGCCACGGCCGGTGCCCTCAGCCATTTCTTCGCCGCCATCAGCGACATGATCGCCCGGCCCATGCGCAGCCACCTGGCCCCCTCCGCGGGGCGGGAAGCCGTGATCGGCTACTGGCCCAATGCCGCGATCGGCCTGGTCCGGAACGCCGGCGAACAATGGCTTGCCAGTCCGGCATCGCCGGGCAAACCGGACCAGGAAGCGATGGCGCGGCAGATCACGGACTGGCTCTGCCTCGGCCTCGCCCCCGAACTACGCAACCTCGAGCCCCAGACTTTCGACCCGACCTTGTCAGAACCAACGAAGGAATCGACATGA